In Balaenoptera ricei isolate mBalRic1 chromosome 7, mBalRic1.hap2, whole genome shotgun sequence, a single window of DNA contains:
- the LOC132368643 gene encoding large ribosomal subunit protein uL15-like — MPSRLRKTRKLRGHVSHGHGRIGKHGKHPGGRGNAGGMHHHRINFDKHHPGYFGKVGMRHYHLKRNHSFCPTVNPDKLWTLVSEQTRVNAAKNKTGAAPIPDVVRSGYYRVLGKGKLPKQPVIVRPNSSAEELRRRLRVSVGLVSW; from the coding sequence ATGCCATCCAGACTAAGGAAGACCCGGAAACTTAGGGGCCACGTGAGCCATGGCCACGGCCGCATCGGCAAACACGGGAAGCACCCGGGAGGCCGTGGTAATGCTGGTGGCATGCATCACCACAGGATCAACTTCGACAAACATCACCCAGGATACTTTGGGAAAGTTGGTATGAGGCATTACCACTTAAAGAGGAACCACAGCTTCTGCCCAACTGTCAACCCTGATAAACTGTGGACCTTGGTCAGTGAGCAGACACGGGTAAATGCCGCCAAGAACAAGACTGGAGCTGCTCCTATCCCTGATGTGGTGCGATCGGGTTACTACAGAGttctggggaaggggaagctccCAAAGCAGCCTGTCATCGTGAGGCCAAATTCTTCAGCAGAAGAGCTGAGGAGAAGATTAAGGGTGTCGGTGGGGCTTGTGTCCTGGTAG